Proteins from a genomic interval of Debaryomyces hansenii CBS767 chromosome E complete sequence:
- a CDS encoding DEHA2E20922p (similar to CA4678|IPF3670 Candida albicans IPF3670 unknown function) encodes MPQFELRHDSKQYAEFVKPNFVKKINNKLSLSLSYLERSNSETECLLSFHNISNEAILINPHVDEHDKRTTESKGWFSNIFGSNEDEVQEREDKEEEEGTPSSETKILLGYIQLFGYVVLNYKFRLEESSNPIDNYSDRSSWWVNKEYASHYQDNENTADEEDIESNLNRVPFIQRNLKDRMVIGGRLGGVNDLIINDSQNSSSILSKHDPKTIDENDRYLLQDLLFPFGSINAPDTINDYSDQNKDSKGVLSLKELTDSIIPFYTTSQFLLFSDLNLASQSTKTFHIKFPKISGLSPSYNTRMTGPVCDQGWLSIKYSLIVGLSQMSRQHHKMKSYNTYFPLEVKGERQGTHERWLQHDFLKETKIDQNWNVTICDETNLCSDLVDSGSEDSKEGRQTFLHDLSTLIDSDLYNMPKISTSERKKSVPNMHDTTEVIEPGLIPQLPNHLKTQYQIRVNDYDLCLLSISKPYFHIGEDAYFVIDTNPKDISRTRIVGLIVHLETHETFHTESGEGKITDYKNIYKVSSSIKYNSFASSIANSKFDSNETEPSLIHGMINIPKFLTQQFQSSELMEIKHYVVFKFNLNDFEENSNNIIIESSDNQDSPVEPESNEDVSRKSLQNEDANRQTDQDNHLDTFQDYKFDNYGGELRFRLPISVLP; translated from the coding sequence ATGCCTCAGTTTGAATTGAGACATGATCTGAAGCAATATGCCGAGTTTGTAAAGCCTAATTTTGTTAAAAagattaataataaattatcgttatcattaAGTTATTTGGAACGATCTAATAGCGAAACCGAATGTTTATTAAGTTTTCATAATATCCTGAATGAGGCTATACTTATAAATCCTCACGTTGATGAGCACGACAAGAGAACTACAGAGAGTAAGGGATGGTTCAGTAATATTTTTGGATCTAATGAAGACGAAGTGCAAGAGCGAGaagacaaagaagaagaggaaggGACCCCAAGTTCAGAAACCAAGATTCTCTTGggatatattcaattatttggatATGTCGTACTTAACTATAAATTCAGACTAGAAGAATCATCCAACCCTATTGACAATTACTCAGATAGGTCTTCTTGGTGGGtcaataaagaatatgCTTCTCATTATCAGGATAACGAAAATACAGCTGACGaggaagatattgaatctAATTTGAATAGAGTGCCGTTCATTCAACGAAATTTAAAGGATAGAATGGTTATAGGTGGTAGACTAGGCGGGGtaaatgatttgattatcAATGATTCTCAGAACAGTTCAAGTATTTTAAGTAAACACGATCCTAAAACAAtcgatgaaaatgatagATATCTTTTACAGGATCTATTATTTCCATTCGGTTCAATTAATGCACCAGATACAATTAATGATTATTCAGACCAAAATAAGGATTCGAAGGGAGTGTTATCGCTTAAGGAGTTAACTGACTCGATAATACCTTTTTATACAACATCTCAATTTCTATTGTTTTCAGATTTGAACCTTGCATCTCAATCAACCAAAACATTTCACATAAAGTTTCCAAAAATCAGTGGGTTATCACCTTCATATAATACCAGAATGACTGGGCCTGTATGCGACCAAGGTTGGTTAAGTATAAAGTATCTGTTGATAGTCGGATTACTGCAAATGTCAAGACAACATCACAAAATGAAATCATATAACACATATTTTCCTTTAGAAGTGAAAGGAGAAAGACAAGGAACACACGAGAGATGGTTACAACATGATTTCTTGAAAGAAACAAAGATCGACCAAAATTGGAATGTAACCATATGTGATGAGACTAATTTATGTAGCGACCTTGTTGATTCTGGGTCGGAAGATTCAAAGGAAGGAAGACAAACGTTCCTTCATGACCTATCAACCTTGATCGATTCTGACTTGTATAATATGCCGAAAATATCTACGAGtgaaagaaagaaaagcGTTCCAAACATGCATGATACAACGGAAGTGATTGAACCTGGTTTAATACCGCAGTTACCAAATCACTTAAAGACACAATATCAGATCAGAGTTAATGATTATGATCTATGTCTTCTTAGTATTTCAAAGccttattttcatattgGAGAAGATGCCTACTTCGTAATCGACACAAATCCCAAAGACATTAGTAGGACTAGAATAGTAGGGTTAATAGTGCATCTTGAAACCCACGAGACTTTTCACACCGAGTCGGGCGAAGGAAAGATAACTGATTACAAGAACATATATAAAGTCAGCTCCAGTATAAAGTATAACTCATTTGCATCATCTATTGcaaattctaaatttgaCTCCAATGAAACAGAACCATCTTTAATTCATGGTATGATTAATATACCCAAATTTTTAACTCAACAATTCCAAAGCTCCGAATTAATGGAAATAAAGCATTATGTtgtattcaaattcaatctaaatgattttgaagaaaattctaataatatcattatcgaATCTTCTGACAATCAGGATTCACCTGTCGAACCAGAACTGAATGAGGATGTTTCTAGAAAATCACTACAAAACGAAGATGCAAATAGACAGACAGACCAAGATAATCATCTTGATACCTTCCAAGATTATAAGTTTGATAATTATGGAGGCGAGCTTAGATTTAGATTACCAATATCAGTCTTGCCGTAA
- a CDS encoding DEHA2E20944p (uniprot|Q9UV50 Debaryomyces hansenii Mitogen-activated protein kinase HOG1) — MVSDGEFTRTQIFGTVFEITNRYTDLNPVGMGAFGLVCSAIDKLTGQNVAVKKIMKPFSTSVLAKRTYRELKLLKHLRHENLITLDDIFLSPLEDIYFVTELQGTDLHRLLTSRPLEKQFIQYFTYQILRGLKYVHSAGVIHRDLKPSNILINENCDLKICDFGLARIQDPQMTGYVSTRYYRAPEIMLTWQKYDTEVDLWSVGCILSEMIEGKPLFPGKDHVHQFSIITELLGSPPPDVIETICSENTLRFVQSLPHRDPIPFSERFAQCSHVEPEAIDLLAKMLIFDPKKRISALDALSHPYMEPYHDPTDEPVCEVKFDWSFNDADLPVDTWRVMMYSEILDFHQIIGAGANGTTQEQMAQIQQEGIQAPSSQYQQTNQEQKVE; from the coding sequence atgGTATCGGATGGAGAGTTTACTAGGACCCAAATCTTTGGGACTGTATTTGAAATAACAAATAGATACACGGATTTAAATCCAGTTGGTATGGGAGCGTTCGGGCTTGTTTGTTCTGCTATAGACAAATTGACGGGGCAAAATGTTGCTGTAAAGAAAATCATGAAGCCGTTCCTGACGTCGGTATTGGCCAAACGTACATACAGAGAATTGAAGTTATTAAAGCATTTAAGACACGAGAACCTTATTACGTTGGACGACATTTTCTTGTCGCCATTAGAggatatttattttgttaCGGAATTACAGGGGACGGATTTGCATCGATTATTGACATCGAGACCTTTAGAAAAGCAGTTCATCCAATACTTCACGTACCAGATATTAAGAGGGCTCAAGTACGTACATTCTGCGGGGGTGATTCACCGTGATTTAAAACCatcgaatattttgatcaatgaaaattgtgatttgaagatttgtGACTTTGGTTTGGCCAGGATCCAAGACCCGCAGATGACTGGTTATGTCTCAACTAGATATTACAGGGCACCAGAAATTATGTTGACTTGGCAAAAGTACGATACAGAAGTTGATTTGTGGTCTGTAGGATGTATTTTGTCAGAAATGATTGAAGGCAAACCATTATTCCCAGGTAAAGATCATGTTCATCAATTCTCAATTATTACAGAGTTATTGGGTTCTCCACCTCCAGACGTGATTGAAACTATATGTTCCGAAAACACATTAAGGTTTGTCCAATCCTTACCTCACAGAGACCCTATTCCATTCAGCGAGCGGTTTGCCCAATGCAGTCATGTCGAACCGGAAGCTATCGACTTATTGGCTAAAATGTTGATTTTTGACCCTAAAAAGAGAATTAGTGCATTAGATGCGTTATCTCATCCTTACATGGAACCATATCACGACCCAACTGATGAACCTGTTTGTGAAGTTAAGTTCGATTGGAGTTTCAACGATGCAGATTTACCAGTTGACACTTGGAGAGTTATGATGTACAGTGAAATTTTAGACTTCCATCAAATTATAGGTGCTGGGGCAAACGGAACAACTCAAGAACAAATGGCTCAAATCCAACAAGAGGGTATTCAAGCTCCTAGCAGCCAATACCAACAAACCAACCAAGAACAGAAAgttgaatga
- a CDS encoding DEHA2E20966p (similar to uniprot|P26309 Saccharomyces cerevisiae YGL116W CDC20 Cell-cycle regulated activator of anaphase-promoting complex/cyclosome (APC/C) which is required for metaphase/anaphase transition) — MSHSLFFDSPSNSSPIKSAPPLNPEKDIGSKKRSYCTSPTGDSGLNSSPNKRVYLQHMSPNVSRKTIQFNHIPPTPVGESNKSGLETPWDVKLIPRPKLKAPISNPRSKSSLVLSRSSHSPKHKLRRTNSLISTGGSSSSSDNQQQSSTTSSDRFIPSRHNSTCGKLQTDNTNPHPNASPETHIKAQTSKIYQHHVAEACGLEMNSRILQFQPLPPERKKPVNLFSHISTANSSSKLVLNSFMNKSLRPAAASARAKKIPTAPERVLDAPGLLDDFYLNLLAWSSTNLLAIGLEDAVYVWNASTGSVGLLCELPNKTIVTSLRWSDDGSYISIGKDDGLVEIWDIETNSKLRTLNCDNHQTRIASQAWYQHILTSGSRMGNIYHSDVRVADHVVNKLKDSHSAEVCGIEYKSDGQQFSSGGNDNLVCIWDIRQCHNNTSSQPLFSKSSHRAAVKALSWCPFQSSLLATGGGSSDKTINFWNTSTGARVNTIETGSQISSLNWGYASGTGMEIVATHGFPTNNISLFNYPTLQKTGEIMGAHDSRILSGCLSPDSLTLATVAGDENLKFWSLFDLYKSNKREYERIDGDDEQSGLNPSTKRMTKMMNIR; from the coding sequence ATGTCccattcattattctttgattcaCCATCGAATAGTTCTCCGATCAAGAGTGCACCTCCACTCAACCCCGAGAAGGATATTGGTTCCAAGAAACGAAGCTATTGTACATCACCTACTGGCGATAGTGGGTTGAATTCGTCACCTAATAAGAGGGTGTACTTGCAGCATATGAGTCCTAACGTCTCGAGGAAAACGATCCAGTTTAACCATATACCACCCACACCGGTGGGAGAATCAAATAAGAGTGGGTTAGAGACGCCGTGGGATGTCAAGCTAATCCCAAGGCCTAAACTAAAGGCACCTATTTCCAACCCAAGATCGAAGTCTTCGTTGGTGTTATCACGCAGCTCGCATTCGCCCAAGCATAAATTACGTCGTactaattcattaatatctaCAGGAGGATCCTCAAGCTCATCCGATAATCAACAACAGTCATCTACTACGTCCTCGGACAGATTTATTCCTTCACGTCATAACTCCACTTGTGGAAAATTACAAACGGATAACACAAATCCCCACCCTAATGCATCACCAGAAACCCATATAAAAGCTCAAACATCAAAAATATACCAACACCATGTAGCTGAAGCATGTGGCCTAGAAATGAATTCTAGAATATTACAATTCCAACCATTACCAccagaaagaaaaaaacCAGTCAACTTGTTTAGCCATATCTCTACTgctaattcatcatcaaagtTAGTATTGAATAGCTTTATGAATAAATCATTGCGACCTGCAGCAGCCTCAGCAAGGGctaaaaaaattccaaCAGCTCCCGAAAGGGTTCTTGATGCTCCAGGGTTGCTTGATGacttttatttgaatttgttaGCATGGTCTCTGACAAATTTATTGGCTATCGGGTTAGAGGATGCAGTTTACGTTTGGAATGCCTCTACAGGATCAGTTGGGCTACTTTGCGAATTACCAAACAAGACCATAGTCACATCTTTAAGATGGTCAGACGATGGCTCATACATCTCTATTGGAAAAGATGACGGACTTGTCGAAATTTGGGATATTGAAACCAATTCAAAACTCAGAACCTTGAATTGCGATAATCATCAAACAAGAATTGCATCCCAAGCTTGGTACCAGCATATTCTCACAAGTGGATCCAGAATGGGTAATATTTACCATTCGGATGTTAGAGTCGCCGACCACGTCGTGAACAAACTCAAAGACTCGCATCTGGCTGAAGTATGTGGCATAGAATACAAGAGCGATGGCCAGCAGTTTAGTTCCGGTGGAAATGATAATTTGGTATGCATTTGGGATATTCGCCAATGCCATAACAACACTTCGTCCCAACCTCTTTTCTCTAAACTGAGTCATAGGGCAGCTGTCAAGGCATTACTGTGGTGTCCTTTCCAACTGTCCCTCTTAGCCACTGGTGGCGGATCATCGGACAAGACGATCAACTTTTGGAACACATCCACCGGTGCGCGCGTTAACACCATTGAGACTGGTTCCCAGATATCCTCCTTGAACTGGGGATATGCATCTGGAACAGGAATGGAGATCGTGGCCACTCATGGCTTCCCTACCAACAATATCTCTTTGTTTAACTATCCTACATTACAAAAAACTGGAGAAATAATGGGTGCACACGATTCGAGAATCCTCAGTGGGTGCTTGAGTCCCGACTCCTTAACTCTTGCCACTGTTGCAGGCGATGAAAATCTAAAATTCTGGTCATTATTcgatttatataaatccaATAAGAGAGAATATGAAAGAATAGATGGAGATGACGAACAAAGTGGTCTAAATCCTTCTACGAAGAGAATGacaaaaatgatgaatattcgataa
- a CDS encoding DEHA2E20988p (similar to uniprot|Q04272 Saccharomyces cerevisiae YMR077C VPS20 vaculolar protein sorting (putative)): MGQQTSTPKITSQDRAIFSLKQQRDKLKQYQRKLNTIIERQNKLAKEAIIKKDNARAKVYLRSKKQQQTTITKTYEQLDNLETLIGTIEFKLIEKDVMYGLEQGNEVLKTLNSEMSVDKIDKVLDGLEDERLKVDEVSDMLGMGSGLSNGEEHEVDEELANLEAEVNGTKKVETEASQDIDMPAVPDTKPESKIPDEEEEKEEKPVKSKPNEPIAA; the protein is encoded by the coding sequence ATGGGACAGCAAACATCAACACCAAAAATCACTCTGCAAGACAGAGCGATATTCCTGTTGAAGCAACAACGAGACAAATTGAAACAATATCAACGGAAGTTGAACACGATAATAGAAAGGCAGAACAAATTGGCTAAGGAAGCTATAATCAAGAAGGATAATGCGAGGGCGAAGGTTTACTTGAGATCAAAGAAGCAGCAGCAGACAACAATAACGAAGACATACGAGCAGCTCGACAACTTAGAGACATTAATCGGTACTATCGAATTCAAGTTGATCGAGAAGGATGTGATGTATGGGTTGGAACAAGGTAATGAGGTGCTAAAGACGTTGAATTCGGAAATGAGCGTGGACAAGATAGACAAGGTATTGGATGGCCTAGAGGATGAGAGGTTGAAAGTAGACGAGGTACTGGATATGCTCGGAATGGGTTCGGGCTTGAGCAATGGTGAAGAACACGAAGTGGATGAGGAGCTAGCCAATTTAGAAGCAGAAGTCAACGGCACCAAGAAGGTCGAAACGGAAGCCCTGCAAGACATTGACATGCCTGCTGTGCCTGATACTAAACcagaatcaaaaattcccgatgaagaggaagaaaaagaggAAAAGCCAGTCAAGTCTAAACCTAACGAGCCAATAGCTGCATGA
- a CDS encoding DEHA2E21010p (similar to CA4673|IPF3661 Candida albicans unknown function) codes for MGAPSVFDVIKLLFNPDVSKKLILRIAYQQLSAIGLAKILSAVLGSTIVGVSSIIKIPQIKKIINPKLLTQKVSVTRGLSLEGIRLETLVYLVHVLYNRQSKNKFVNYGEAFLLGIQNVAIILLIEYYNLRSKLANKDTLSEKEQIETALKELVAPISIIVGIVVFLTKIAEPSLVEALQVLNIPLSIISKLPQIKQNYDLKSTSHLSEITVGANVLGSLMRVFTTIQSFNRLGRDYILLAGYTSSFIVNSFVAGQCYYYKKLYKRDEDADSKLQ; via the coding sequence ATGGGAGCCCCTTCAGTATTTGATGTTATTAAGCTTTTATTCAATCCAGATGTGTCAAAAAAACTTATCTTGCGAATAGCTTATCAGCAATTGAGTGCAATTGGGTTAGCAAAGATCTTATCAGCTGTCCTTGGATCAACTATTGTTGGTGTTTCATCAATTATCAAGATTCCTCAAATTAAGAAGATTATAAATCCAAAGTTGTTGACTCAAAAGGTTTCTGTAACTCGGGGGTTATCGTTAGAGGGAATCAGGTTAGAAACATTGGTTTACTTGGTTCACGTTCTTTACAATCGCCAAAGTAAAAACAAGTTTGTCAACTACGGTGAAGCCTTTTTGCTAGGGATACAAAACGTCGCTATTATcttattaattgaatattacaACCTTAGATCCAAATTAGCAAATAAGGACACCTTATCTGAAAAGgaacaaattgaaacaGCCTTGAAGGAGCTTGTAGCGCCAATCTCAATTATAGTGGGAATTGTTGTTTTCTTGACTAAGATCGCTGAGCCTTCTCTTGTCGAAGCGTTGCAAGTGTTGAATATCCCTCTCTCAATAATCTCTAAATTACCCCAAATTAAGCAAAACTACGATTTAAAATCAACTAGCCACTTATCTGAAATAACAGTTGGTGCAAACGTACTTGGATCTTTGATGAGGGTCTTCACTACTATCCAAAGCTTTAACAGATTAGGTAGAGACTACATTTTATTAGCAGGGTACACTTCTTCCTTTATtgttaattcatttgttgCAGGCCAAtgctattattataaaaaattatacaAGAGGGATGAAGATGCCGATAGTAAACTTCAATAG
- a CDS encoding DEHA2E21032p (similar to uniprot|P14907 Saccharomyces cerevisiae YJL041W NSP1 Essential component of the nuclear pore complex which mediates nuclear import and export): protein MSGFSFGNNNNPNAGSFSFGGNNNQQSSGFGSSNTGGSGFSFGSNQNNNTSGNANEASQPVFGSNSNTSNTGAPAFSLNNNNGSGSGLGSNANASSSPFGAPKQQEGGLFGNKAATSNSSNLFGKNDNQSSNTFGSNNGGQSAFGSSNSSTPAPAFNLGASKPEDKQIEKPSGGLFGGSNDSKPASGGLFGSNDNKPATGGLFGSNGTQTSSGGSFGAKKDDSSAPSAPKPTSGALFGSSESKPASGGLFGAKIDDKPVSTQPSTGGLFGAKKDDSSASSTPKPVTGGLFGSSESKPASGGLFGSNGTQASSGGLFGAKKDEDKRDDKPASGFSFGAKKNEDKKEDKPAPGFSFGAKKDEDKKDDKPAPGFSFGAKKDEDKKDDKPAPGFSFGAKKDEDKPAPGFTFGAKKEEDKPAPGFTFGAKKDEDKPAPGFTFGAKKDDKKDDKPASGFSFGAKKDEDKKDDKPASGFSFGAKKDEDKKDDKPASGFSFGAKKDEDKKDDKPTTGLSFGAKKDEDKKDDKPASGFSFGAKKGDDKKDEKSLATTTASTTKQEPNLKPTKIEPQAVSIDNKTMDDLIIKWSKQLSTTSNIFESYTSKVKQWDQHLVKSGDEISKLHQDTLEAESLQNKIDQHLLFVENQQDELDQILDNYEAQADILLNNIELNNSTNDSFNSGLSNFSNGGSNGGLSVTDKLREKAYHNAELLDERLDNMGDNLTTLINEINSVSDVFNKNLLNDISNTNDQNNETKQVKQSQENPVEEIVKLLNLHLENLKYIEKSEATLKEELSKINRTKKIQF, encoded by the coding sequence atgtCAGGATTTAGCtttggaaataataataatcccAACGCAGGATCATTTTCGTTTGGTGGTAACAATAACCAACAAAGTAGTGGGTTTGGATCGTCTAATACGGGAGGATCAGGATTCTCGTTTGGATCAAACCAAAATAACAATACCAGTGGCAATGCTAATGAAGCATCACAGCCGGTTTTTGGGTCCAATTCCAACACGTCTAATACGGGCGCACCAGCATTCTCATTGAATAACAACAACGGCAGCGGATCCGGCTTAGGCTCGAATGCAAATGCATCATCTAGTCCTTTTGGTGCTCCTAAGCAACAGGAAGGGGGACTTTTTGGGAATAAAGCGGCCACATCCAATTCGTCGAACTTATTTGGCAAGAACGATAATCAATCTAGCAATACATTCGGATCTAATAATGGTGGTCAGTCAGCGTTTGGTTCTAGCAATTCATCCACGCCAGCACCGGCATTCAATTTAGGTGCTTCAAAGCCAGAAGATAAACAAATAGAGAAGCCATCGGGTGGACTATTTGGTGGTTCTAATGATTCAAAGCCGGCATCTGGAGGTCTTTTTGGTTCCAATGACAACAAACCAGCTACAGGTGGCTTATTTGGATCTAATGGAACCCAAACCTCGTCTGGTGGGTCATTTGGTGCTAAGAAGGATGACAGCAGTGCGCCTTCCGCCCCCAAACCCACATCTGGAGCGTTATTTGGTTCTAGTGAGTCGAAACCGGCCTCTGGTGGATTATTTGGAGCtaaaattgatgataaacCGGTTTCAACACAACCTTCAACTGGTGGATTATTTGGTGCTAAGAAAGATGACAGTAGTGCGTCTTCTACACCAAAACCAGTAACTGGAGGCTTGTTTGGTTCTAGTGAGTCGAAACCAGCCTCTGGtggattatttggatcTAATGGAACACAAGCTTCTTCTGGTGGGCTATTTGGTGCTAAGAAGGACGAAGACAAAAGAGATGATAAACCTGCTTCAGGATTCTCATTTGGCGCTAAGAAGAACGAAGacaaaaaagaagacaaaCCTGCCCCAGGATTCTCGTTCGGTGCTAAGAAGGACGAAGACAAAAAGGATGACAAGCCTGCCCCAGGATTCTCGTTCGGTGCTAAGAAGGATGAAGACAAAAAAGATGACAAGCCAGCTCCAGGATTCTCATTTGGCGCAAAGAAGGATGAAGACAAACCTGCTCCAGGATTCACGTTTGGCgcaaagaaggaagaagacAAACCTGCTCCTGGATTCACGTTTGGTGCAAAGAAGGATGAAGACAAACCTGCTCCTGGATTCACGTTCGGCGCAAAGAAGGATGATAAGAAAGACGACAAGCCTGCTTCAGGATTCTCGTTTGGTGCTAAGAAGGATGAAGACAAAAAAGATGACAAGCCTGCTTCAGGATTCTCGTTTGGTGCTAAGAAGGATGAAGACAAAAAAGATGATAAGCCTGCTTCAGGATTCTCATTCGGTGCTAAGAAGGATGAAGACAAAAAAGATGACAAACCTACTACAGGATTATCGTTCGGTGCTAAGAAGGACGAAGACAAAAAAGATGACAAGCCTGCTTCAGGGTTCTCATTTGGTGCTAAGAAGGGTGACGATAAAAAGGATGAGAAATCACTCGCCACTACTACTGCTTCTACCACCAAACAAGAGCCAAACTTAAAACCTACCAAGATTGAACCACAAGCAGTATCTATTGATAACAAGACCATGGATGACTTAATAATTAAATGGTCAAAACAACTATCCACAACGTCAAATATCTTTGAATCATATACCTCTAAAGTAAAGCAATGGGATCAACATTTAGTCAAGAGTGGTGACgaaatatccaaattaCATCAAGACACGTTGGAGGCTGAATCGTTACAGAATAAAATCGACCAGCATTTgttatttgttgaaaacCAGCAAGATGAATTGGATCAAATATTAGATAACTATGAAGCACAAGCtgatattttgttgaataatatcGAGCTAAACAATTCGACTAATGACAGTTTCAACAGCGGCTTATCAAATTTCTCGAATGGAGGGTCAAATGGTGGTTTAAGTGTTACTGATAAATTGCGTGAAAAAGCTTACCATAATGCAGAACTATTAGACGAAAGATTGGATAATATGGGCGATAACTTGACAACATTAATCAATGAGATTAACTCCGTGAGTGATGTTTTCAACAAAAACTTATTAAATGACATATCGAATACGAATGATCAGAATAATGAAACCAAACAAGTTAAGCAATCACAGGAAAACCCTGTAGAGGAGATAgtcaaattgttgaatttgcatttagaaaatttaaagtatattgaaaaatctgAAGCTACATTAAAGGAAGAATTGTCTAAGATCAATCGTACCAAGAAGATCCAATTTTGA
- a CDS encoding DEHA2E21054p (highly similar to uniprot|P00950 Saccharomyces cerevisiae YKL152C GPM1 Tetrameric phosphoglycerate mutase of the glycolytic pathway converts 3-phosphoglycerate to 2-phosphoglycerate) gives MVKLILVRHGQSTWNEKNLFTGWVDCRLSDIGEKEAARAGELLKEANLKGDVLYTSKLSRAIQTANIALNTADQLYIPVKRSWRLNERHYGALQGKDKAATLEEYGQEKFQTWRRSFDVPPPVIADDSEFSQAGDERYRDVDPSVLPKTESLKLVIDRLLPYWQDEISKDLLEGKTVIVAAHGNSLRALVKHLDNISDDDIAGLNIPTGIPLVYELDEKLQPTKPAYYLDPEAAAAGAAAVAAQGSKK, from the coding sequence ATGGTTAAATTAATCTTAGTTAGACACGGACAATCCACATGGAACGAAAAGAACTTATTCACCGGTTGGGTTGATTGTCGTTTGTCCGACATTGGTGAAAAGGAAGCTGCCAGAGCTggtgaattattaaaggaAGCCAACTTAAAGGGTGACGTTTTATACACCTCCAAGTTATCTAGAGCTATTCAAACTGCCAACATTGCTTTGAACACTGCTGATCAATTGTACATTCCAGTCAAGAGATCGTGGAGATTAAACGAAAGACACTACGGTGCTTTACAAGGTAAGGATAAGGCTGCCACCTTAGAAGAATACGGTCAAGAAAAGTTCCAAACTTGGAGAAGATCATTTGACGTTCCACCACCAGTCATCGCCGATGACTCTGAGTTCTCCCAAGCTGGTGACGAACGTTACAGAGACGTCGACCCATCTGTATTACCAAAGACCgaatctttgaaattggtTATCGACAGATTGTTGCCATACTGGCAAGACGAAATCTCTAAGGACTTATTGGAAGGTAAGACTGTCATTGTCGCTGCCCACGGTAACTCCTTAAGAGCATTGGTTAAGCACTTGGACAACATCTCTGATGACGATATTGCCGGCTTAAACATTCCAACCGGTATTCCATTAGTTTATGAATTAGACGAAAAATTACAACCAACCAAGCCAGCTTACTACTTAGACCCAGaagctgctgctgctggtGCCGCTGCTGTTGCTGCCCAAGGTTCAAAGAAATAA
- a CDS encoding DEHA2E21076p (similar to uniprot|Q873B5 Neurospora crassa B24N11 Hypothetical protein B24N11.090): MSCEDEHHNHGNGSGHNHGSGHGHSHVAPIPTNESQSLLSKIDLPHATALNLANPPDDLQKIFRSQEDKYQLKPIIKTDCDPQIIINIPFLNGSVKLFSLILRTNGDKYCPKTIKVWKNDKTIDFDNAHSKKPTYTITHPQVGVMLNDDEDVPDVLEDDGDFVEHYLPRHIFTGVQQLTLFIDDIYDDDEDESHLHYIELRGEFTELTKDPVITLYESAANPTDHKNLTASEATNYSLGN, from the coding sequence ATGTCGTGTGAAGATGAACATCATAATCATGGAAATGGATCGGGGCATAACCATGGATCAGGGCATGGCCATCTGCATGTTGCTCCAATTCCAACTAACGAATCTCAATCACTTTTAAGCAAGATTGATTTACCCCATGCAACCGCATTGAATTTGGCTAATCCTCCAGACGACCTACAAAAGATCTTTAGATCGCAGGAAGACAAGTATCAACTCAAGCCCATCATAAAGACAGACTGTGATCCTCagatcattatcaatatccCGTTTTTGAACGGTTCGGTCAAACTCTTCTCGTTAATATTACGAACTAACGGTGATAAATACTGTCCCAAAACAATAAAAGTCTGGAAAAATGACAAAACGATTGATTTCGATAACGCCCACTCCAAGAAGCCTACCTACACTATCACTCACCCCCAGGTAGGCGTTATGcttaatgatgatgaagacgtGCCCGACGTGCTAGAGGACGATggtgattttgttgaacaTTATTTACCTCGCCATATATTCACTGGTGTCCAGCAATTGACATTGTTTATCGATGATATCtacgatgatgacgaagatgaGTCTCATTTGCATTACATTGAATTACGAGGTGAGTTTACCGAGTTGACGAAGGACCCAGTGATTACGCTCTACGAACTGGCAGCTAACCCTACTGACCACAAGAACCTCACTGCTTCTGAGGCCACTAACTATTCTTTAGGTAATTGA